A window from Chitinophaga filiformis encodes these proteins:
- the rbfA gene encoding 30S ribosome-binding factor RbfA has translation MQESKRQKQIGQLLQKELSDIFQRMGFNVLEGGMISISAVRMTPDLLEARVYLSMFQIADNHAMVNRIKERMGEIKKELGHRVGKQLRRVPELSLFLDDTLDYVFKMEELFKKIKDDEGGKENK, from the coding sequence ATGCAGGAAAGCAAAAGACAGAAACAGATCGGGCAGCTGTTACAGAAAGAACTCAGTGATATCTTTCAGCGTATGGGATTCAACGTACTGGAGGGAGGTATGATCTCTATATCCGCCGTACGTATGACGCCAGACCTGCTGGAGGCAAGGGTGTACCTGAGCATGTTCCAGATCGCCGATAACCACGCTATGGTAAACCGGATCAAGGAAAGAATGGGTGAGATCAAGAAAGAACTGGGGCATCGCGTAGGCAAACAATTACGCCGCGTGCCCGAGCTCTCGCTGTTCCTCGACGATACGCTGGATTACGTATTCAAAATGGAAGAACTGTTCAAGAAGATCAAAGACGACGAAGGAGGGAAGGAAAACAAATAA
- a CDS encoding helix-turn-helix domain-containing protein, whose protein sequence is MEALLEKISKKDQKIARELRNKAALAHFEISQTDSNIIPVQVGGHILEIPRSAIVLFFKILDNMGKRDTFAVYFSDNKEDISTQQAAEILGVSRPHLVSLLEKGDIPYKKVGTHRRIQLKDIVAYDKKVRKNRSKQLKFLVKQAQELNLY, encoded by the coding sequence ATGGAAGCGCTATTAGAAAAGATCTCCAAAAAAGACCAAAAGATCGCCAGAGAATTGAGGAACAAAGCAGCGTTGGCACATTTCGAGATAAGCCAGACAGACAGCAATATAATTCCTGTTCAAGTAGGGGGACATATCCTTGAAATACCCAGATCAGCAATAGTGCTTTTTTTCAAAATATTAGACAACATGGGGAAGAGAGATACTTTTGCAGTATACTTTTCGGATAATAAAGAAGATATCAGCACACAACAGGCGGCAGAAATACTAGGTGTGTCCCGGCCCCATCTTGTTAGCCTTTTAGAGAAAGGTGACATTCCTTATAAGAAAGTAGGCACGCATCGCAGAATACAACTAAAGGACATTGTTGCTTATGATAAAAAAGTCAGGAAAAACAGGTCTAAGCAATTAAAATTTCTGGTGAAGCAGGCACAGGAACTTAATCTGTATTGA
- a CDS encoding TraR/DksA family transcriptional regulator, translating to MATSKKVAIKKTQKAATTPAKKAPAKQATPAKKAAAAKPAPTKKAVAPAKPAAKNAAPKVATKQVKPTATEKVVAKKSTVSQTASSSKSVVKKAPIAAPAVQPVKKAAATAKLAASSAKVPDIKKVVTPSVTADKDKQISKPEEKEVIMPVKNNKEDKEKVVAKDAGKKTADKVQKTEKAVPAKAEKPAERADKTDKKSTKATTLVTYQPEFTKSVLDQPEQPAGPVYRYSDADLQEFKDLILKKLEAAKKELVYLQGLITRKDEAGTDDTENKYMSMEDGSGSQEREQLNQMASRQIQFIDHLEKALVRIENKTYGICRVTGKLIDKARLRAVPHATLSIEAKLAKSK from the coding sequence ATGGCAACAAGCAAGAAAGTTGCTATTAAGAAGACCCAAAAGGCAGCAACAACACCGGCTAAGAAGGCTCCGGCAAAGCAGGCCACTCCTGCTAAGAAGGCTGCGGCAGCAAAGCCTGCTCCGACAAAGAAAGCAGTAGCACCGGCTAAACCGGCCGCTAAGAATGCTGCGCCCAAAGTTGCTACCAAACAGGTCAAACCCACCGCAACCGAAAAGGTTGTTGCCAAAAAATCAACAGTTTCCCAGACGGCTTCGTCCAGTAAATCTGTAGTAAAGAAAGCACCCATAGCAGCTCCGGCGGTGCAACCCGTAAAGAAAGCAGCAGCTACTGCTAAGCTCGCAGCTTCTTCCGCGAAAGTGCCTGATATAAAGAAAGTGGTGACGCCGAGCGTTACTGCAGATAAAGACAAACAAATTTCAAAGCCAGAAGAAAAAGAAGTAATAATGCCAGTAAAGAATAATAAAGAAGATAAAGAAAAAGTTGTTGCAAAGGACGCCGGTAAAAAAACAGCGGACAAAGTGCAAAAAACTGAAAAAGCAGTGCCAGCGAAAGCTGAAAAGCCTGCTGAGCGTGCTGATAAAACTGACAAAAAAAGCACTAAAGCAACTACATTGGTTACCTACCAGCCAGAGTTCACTAAATCTGTACTTGACCAGCCGGAACAACCAGCAGGTCCTGTGTACCGTTATAGTGACGCTGATCTGCAGGAGTTCAAAGACCTGATCCTGAAAAAGCTGGAAGCAGCTAAAAAGGAACTGGTATACCTGCAGGGCCTCATTACCCGCAAAGATGAAGCCGGTACTGATGACACTGAAAACAAATACATGAGCATGGAAGACGGCAGCGGCTCCCAGGAAAGGGAACAGCTGAACCAGATGGCCAGCCGCCAGATCCAGTTCATCGACCACCTGGAGAAAGCCCTCGTGCGTATCGAAAACAAAACCTACGGCATCTGTCGTGTTACCGGTAAGCTGATTGATAAAGCCCGTCTGCGTGCTGTACCACACGCTACACTGAGCATCGAAGCGAAACTGGCAAAAAGCAAGTAA
- a CDS encoding transketolase, which yields MVHGCQSGHPGGSLGCADFFTALYFKVMQHKPQPFDMDGGDQDLFFLSNGHISPVFYSTLAHAGYFPKEELATFRKLNSRLQGHPTTHEHLPGVRVASGSLGQGMSVAIGAALTKKLNNDDRFVFSLHGDGELEEGQNWEAIMFAPHHKVDNLIVTIDWNGQQIDGTVEDVAGLGNLEPKFASFGWEVLHMDGNNMDEVVATLEKAVSLTGQGKPIVILMKTVMGKGVDFMEGHHEWHGIAPSDEQLAKALAQLPATELGDY from the coding sequence ATGGTGCATGGCTGCCAAAGCGGCCATCCAGGCGGTTCTTTAGGATGTGCAGATTTCTTTACTGCCCTTTATTTCAAAGTTATGCAGCATAAGCCGCAACCTTTTGACATGGATGGTGGAGATCAGGACCTGTTCTTCCTTTCAAACGGGCACATTTCACCAGTATTCTACAGCACTTTAGCCCACGCCGGCTATTTTCCAAAAGAAGAACTGGCTACTTTCCGTAAGCTGAATTCCCGTCTCCAGGGTCACCCTACCACACACGAACACCTGCCAGGTGTAAGGGTTGCTTCAGGTTCCCTCGGACAGGGTATGAGCGTAGCCATTGGTGCTGCACTGACAAAAAAATTAAATAATGATGACCGTTTTGTATTCTCCCTCCATGGCGATGGAGAACTGGAAGAAGGTCAGAACTGGGAAGCGATCATGTTTGCTCCCCATCATAAAGTAGACAATCTCATCGTAACGATCGACTGGAACGGCCAGCAGATCGACGGTACCGTGGAAGATGTAGCAGGCCTGGGTAACCTCGAGCCTAAATTTGCTTCTTTCGGCTGGGAAGTGCTGCACATGGACGGAAACAATATGGATGAAGTAGTAGCTACCCTCGAGAAAGCAGTTAGCTTAACCGGACAGGGTAAGCCTATCGTGATCCTGATGAAAACCGTAATGGGTAAGGGTGTTGACTTCATGGAAGGTCACCACGAATGGCATGGTATCGCGCCAAGCGACGAACAGCTGGCTAAAGCACTCGCACAGCTGCCGGCAACAGAACTGGGCGATTATTAA
- a CDS encoding PIN domain-containing protein, whose translation MGHIEKPVAVLDANVLYAVSLCDFLLHLAESDLFIPKWSKSISDEWIRNLLANRPDLKASQLKKRHLAMEHAFPDANVTDYKSLITHLKLPDEDDRHVLAAAIKSKANLIITFNEKDFPPRYIGQYKIAIENPDDFICRLLNVDQPQVLQAFLTQVRSLGNPPRSVEQILTSLKKCGLTKSTAIIRDALKEMH comes from the coding sequence ATGGGGCACATTGAAAAACCTGTTGCAGTGCTAGATGCCAACGTCTTGTATGCGGTATCACTATGCGACTTTCTTCTGCACTTAGCAGAGTCGGACTTGTTTATTCCGAAATGGTCTAAGTCCATAAGTGATGAATGGATAAGAAATCTACTAGCTAATCGTCCCGATTTGAAAGCATCTCAACTGAAAAAGAGACATCTTGCCATGGAACATGCTTTCCCTGATGCAAATGTTACAGATTATAAAAGTCTGATAACTCATTTAAAGTTGCCAGACGAAGATGACCGACATGTTTTGGCAGCTGCAATTAAGAGTAAGGCAAACTTAATTATCACCTTTAACGAAAAAGATTTTCCTCCAAGGTATATAGGACAATATAAAATTGCCATCGAAAATCCTGACGATTTTATATGCCGCTTATTGAACGTGGATCAACCCCAAGTATTACAGGCATTCCTGACTCAGGTCAGATCGCTCGGAAATCCTCCCAGGAGTGTTGAACAAATATTAACTTCCCTTAAAAAGTGTGGATTAACAAAAAGCACCGCGATAATTAGAGATGCACTGAAAGAGATGCATTAA
- a CDS encoding FtsX-like permease family protein produces the protein MIWQFASRYFRAKKSTNAINIIAWVSVSAIAVGAGALIIILSVFNGFEGLVKSLYTTFYPSVKISAETGKSITLTPAQLKQIAAVKGVADMTEVVEEKAVLRYGAGDQTIAILKGVDSNYNKVAAVDKSIAHGKFDTGDENGYKAVLGIELEIALGVDLERDLTPVSVYLPRRNVKSFTTPEEALGSGVLYPAGSFAIQQEFNSKYVITNIAFMRELLGMNENEMSALEVKGVSGLDDMVLKQRLQALLGKGYNVQTRYEQNQALYAIMQTERWAVYAIMSFILMIAAFNMIGCLYMLVMEKQKDITILKAMGARPQLITRIFLMEGMIIAGIGTLIGFGISILFCLLQQKFGLITLEEESFLVSAYPVSMQLSDFVLVSATIIVIGLAASWYPARRAGRQNMELKAT, from the coding sequence TTGATCTGGCAGTTTGCGTCCCGTTATTTCAGGGCTAAAAAAAGTACCAATGCCATCAATATTATTGCCTGGGTTAGTGTATCAGCTATTGCAGTAGGGGCAGGTGCGCTGATCATTATCCTCAGCGTATTTAATGGATTTGAGGGATTGGTGAAATCTTTATATACCACTTTTTATCCTTCGGTAAAGATCAGCGCGGAGACCGGGAAGAGTATTACGCTCACACCGGCACAGCTGAAACAGATCGCTGCCGTGAAAGGTGTAGCGGATATGACGGAAGTTGTGGAGGAGAAAGCGGTATTACGGTATGGCGCAGGAGATCAGACCATTGCCATTCTCAAAGGAGTGGACAGCAATTACAATAAGGTTGCAGCTGTAGATAAAAGCATTGCCCATGGTAAATTTGACACGGGCGATGAAAATGGTTACAAGGCAGTACTGGGTATTGAGTTGGAGATAGCCCTGGGGGTAGACCTGGAACGGGACCTGACCCCCGTCAGTGTATACCTGCCACGGCGGAATGTGAAGAGCTTTACCACGCCGGAAGAAGCGCTGGGCAGTGGAGTGCTGTATCCTGCGGGGTCCTTTGCCATCCAGCAGGAATTCAATAGTAAATATGTGATCACGAACATAGCCTTCATGCGCGAACTGCTGGGGATGAATGAAAATGAGATGTCGGCGCTGGAGGTGAAAGGAGTGTCCGGATTGGACGATATGGTGCTCAAACAGCGTTTGCAGGCATTGCTCGGCAAGGGCTATAATGTACAAACCCGTTACGAGCAGAACCAGGCATTATATGCCATTATGCAAACCGAGCGCTGGGCGGTATATGCCATTATGAGTTTCATCCTGATGATTGCCGCATTTAATATGATAGGCTGTTTGTACATGCTGGTGATGGAAAAGCAGAAGGATATCACCATCCTGAAGGCAATGGGCGCCCGTCCACAACTGATCACCCGTATATTCCTGATGGAGGGCATGATCATAGCGGGCATCGGAACCCTGATCGGATTTGGGATCAGTATCTTATTCTGCCTCTTACAGCAAAAGTTCGGATTGATAACACTGGAAGAAGAGTCCTTCCTGGTGAGCGCCTACCCGGTGAGTATGCAGCTGAGCGATTTCGTCCTGGTAAGCGCCACAATTATAGTGATAGGCCTGGCTGCCAGCTGGTACCCGGCAAGAAGGGCGGGCAGGCAGAACATGGAACTGAAGGCAACATAA
- a CDS encoding ABC transporter ATP-binding protein yields MKTFFRLLSLSKPYHHYIPEYVVYVLLYTIFGLMNFTLLIPLMNALFNAGEQEIVTQMPHFSFSIAYFKDVFNYYLTSLLHQYNGNKFPVLIYICVVLFVSIVLKNLFGYLSQKVLTRMRVNMLRKMRDQVFHQYTTQSMGFFHNERKGDLLSVLSGDVVEVENSVTTALQTLLRDPLVIISTFIALFTLSKELTFFTLLFFPVSGLILSTVSKKLKKQSNQGQLLLGKLLNITEETLSGVRIIKAFNGESFIKNKFHQDNLTYARTFKSMQDQREMASPVSEILGVLVVIVIMLYGGRLILSGDNSLTGSAFIAYLGFYFQILAPAKSIGTAFTALPRGIAAGERVLRIMDLPNNIADKPDAKSLPSFEREISLDNVSFAYKENPVLKNVQLKIAKGRMIALVGKSGAGKSTIADLIPRFYDVTAGSIRVDGQDIRDVKMHDLRALIGMVSQEAILFNDTVFNNIAFGQPDADREAVINAAKIANAHEFIVQLENGYDTSIGDRGMKLSGGQRQRLTIARAIFKNPPILILDEATSALDTESEKLVQDALDRLMENRTTIVIAHRLSTIQHADEIVVLDKGEVREQGTHDQLIANDGIYRKLVEMQEFK; encoded by the coding sequence ATGAAGACTTTTTTCAGGTTGCTGAGTTTGTCGAAGCCCTATCACCACTACATCCCGGAATATGTTGTGTATGTGTTACTTTATACCATCTTTGGCCTAATGAACTTTACGCTGCTCATTCCCTTGATGAATGCACTGTTCAATGCCGGCGAGCAGGAAATAGTGACGCAAATGCCCCATTTTTCATTCTCCATAGCGTATTTCAAAGATGTTTTCAATTATTACCTGACATCACTGCTACACCAATATAATGGCAATAAGTTCCCTGTGCTCATATATATATGTGTAGTCCTCTTTGTCAGTATCGTTCTGAAAAACCTTTTCGGCTACCTGAGCCAGAAGGTACTCACACGCATGCGTGTGAACATGCTACGCAAAATGAGGGACCAGGTATTCCATCAGTATACCACACAATCCATGGGGTTCTTTCATAATGAACGTAAGGGAGACCTGTTGTCCGTGCTCAGTGGCGACGTGGTGGAAGTAGAGAACTCCGTGACTACCGCGCTGCAGACACTGCTCCGCGATCCACTGGTGATCATATCTACCTTCATTGCACTGTTTACTTTGTCTAAAGAACTGACCTTTTTCACCTTGTTATTCTTCCCTGTTTCCGGACTGATACTCAGCACTGTTTCCAAAAAGCTGAAGAAGCAATCTAACCAGGGGCAGCTGCTGTTAGGTAAGCTGTTGAATATCACGGAGGAAACGCTGTCAGGTGTGCGTATCATCAAGGCATTCAACGGAGAGTCTTTTATCAAGAACAAATTCCACCAGGATAACCTTACCTATGCCCGCACCTTCAAGTCAATGCAGGACCAGCGTGAAATGGCGTCTCCTGTATCTGAAATATTAGGCGTACTGGTGGTGATTGTGATCATGCTGTATGGTGGCCGCCTGATACTGTCGGGCGACAACTCACTGACCGGAAGCGCCTTCATAGCCTACCTGGGCTTCTATTTTCAGATCCTGGCGCCTGCCAAGTCTATCGGCACTGCATTCACCGCCTTACCAAGAGGGATAGCCGCCGGCGAGAGAGTGTTGCGCATCATGGACCTGCCCAACAACATCGCTGATAAACCGGATGCAAAATCGCTACCCAGCTTTGAACGTGAGATCAGCCTTGACAATGTTTCCTTTGCATATAAGGAAAACCCGGTGCTGAAAAACGTACAGCTGAAAATAGCCAAAGGCCGTATGATAGCCCTGGTGGGTAAAAGCGGCGCCGGTAAATCGACCATAGCAGACCTGATACCCCGCTTCTATGATGTCACTGCCGGCAGCATCCGGGTTGACGGACAAGATATCAGGGATGTGAAAATGCATGACCTCCGGGCATTAATAGGTATGGTATCCCAGGAGGCTATACTCTTTAATGATACTGTTTTCAATAATATCGCCTTTGGACAGCCCGATGCTGACAGGGAAGCCGTGATCAATGCCGCTAAGATCGCCAATGCGCACGAATTCATTGTGCAGCTTGAAAACGGTTATGATACCTCTATCGGCGACAGGGGTATGAAACTCAGCGGCGGTCAGCGCCAGCGTCTGACCATTGCACGCGCCATTTTTAAAAATCCTCCCATACTCATACTTGACGAAGCAACATCCGCATTGGACACAGAATCTGAAAAACTGGTGCAGGATGCACTGGACAGACTGATGGAAAACCGCACCACTATCGTCATTGCACACCGTCTTTCCACCATTCAGCATGCCGATGAGATCGTAGTGCTGGACAAAGGAGAGGTCAGGGAACAAGGCACACACGATCAGCTGATTGCCAATGATGGCATTTACCGGAAACTGGTAGAGATGCAGGAGTTTAAATAG
- a CDS encoding glycosyltransferase — translation MISIIIPVLNEGATLRQVIKTIKKTTRKIEIIVVDDNSNDNSVEEALKEKVRVITSSQRGKGISMREGMMAAKNEIVMYVDGDILTYPDNIVELLTDPIVEGKADFVKSYFERQAGRVTQLVAKPLLSILFPDLAGFNQPLSGMIAARKSLLSQVRFENDYGVDIGLLIDMHLMGARITEANIGRVENAMQTWEQLSKMSREVSRTILRKAENIPQENLETLGKINIIREQMEYSILESIDKLHKMVIFNLDEAIFGEDYLMAAAREFGFGHALQQIREHFTDPAVILEHTATLFQGRNLAELLEVAETIPLVPDIKSVVRELKKRGYTCGVITDGFECVARHIKNKLGMDFAFANKLHLYNSVATGEVTIPEYFLCADKNIPSQPAVYCKSNILTYIADKYHVTSQNIIYVGSGSDGIQLLEEAGIGVAFDAVSPDTEKVADKIIPGPWMEPLLQIAQASPDRFKLRLPAISKKQARRIGVGSLIGLASAGLLYFAARQINKSKKPAVS, via the coding sequence ATGATTTCCATTATTATTCCGGTTCTGAACGAAGGGGCTACATTACGTCAGGTAATAAAAACCATCAAAAAGACAACTAGAAAGATCGAGATCATTGTGGTAGATGACAACTCTAATGATAATTCTGTGGAAGAAGCCCTGAAGGAGAAAGTGCGTGTTATTACCAGCAGTCAGCGGGGCAAGGGAATCTCCATGCGGGAAGGCATGATGGCGGCAAAAAATGAGATTGTGATGTATGTGGATGGTGACATTCTCACCTATCCGGACAATATCGTAGAGTTGTTGACAGATCCTATTGTAGAAGGTAAAGCAGACTTCGTAAAATCCTATTTCGAACGGCAGGCGGGCAGGGTTACACAACTGGTAGCCAAACCCTTGCTGAGCATCCTTTTCCCGGACCTGGCCGGCTTCAATCAACCGCTCAGTGGCATGATCGCAGCCAGGAAATCTCTCTTATCGCAGGTCCGTTTTGAAAACGATTATGGAGTGGACATCGGCCTGCTGATAGACATGCACCTGATGGGTGCACGTATTACAGAAGCCAATATCGGACGGGTAGAAAATGCCATGCAGACATGGGAGCAACTGAGTAAGATGTCGAGGGAGGTATCCCGTACCATTCTGCGGAAGGCAGAGAATATTCCCCAGGAGAATCTGGAAACACTGGGCAAGATCAATATTATCAGGGAGCAGATGGAGTATTCCATCCTGGAATCTATTGACAAACTACACAAGATGGTCATCTTTAACCTGGATGAGGCCATCTTTGGAGAAGATTACCTTATGGCTGCCGCCAGGGAGTTTGGGTTTGGACATGCCCTTCAGCAGATCAGGGAACATTTCACTGACCCGGCGGTCATCCTGGAGCATACGGCTACACTATTTCAGGGCAGGAACCTGGCAGAGTTGCTGGAGGTGGCTGAGACTATTCCCCTGGTGCCGGACATCAAAAGTGTGGTAAGGGAACTAAAGAAAAGAGGATATACCTGCGGCGTTATTACCGATGGGTTTGAATGTGTGGCGCGTCATATTAAGAATAAGCTGGGGATGGACTTTGCCTTTGCAAACAAGTTACATCTGTACAACAGTGTAGCCACAGGCGAGGTAACGATCCCCGAATATTTCCTGTGTGCGGATAAAAATATACCTTCGCAGCCTGCAGTTTATTGTAAGAGCAATATATTAACCTATATTGCAGACAAATACCACGTCACGTCACAGAACATTATATATGTAGGCAGCGGTTCTGATGGCATACAACTACTCGAAGAGGCAGGTATAGGTGTCGCATTTGATGCAGTAAGCCCCGACACGGAAAAAGTTGCCGATAAAATTATTCCCGGCCCATGGATGGAACCCTTGTTGCAGATAGCCCAGGCCAGTCCCGACAGGTTCAAGCTGCGCTTACCAGCGATCAGTAAGAAACAGGCAAGACGGATAGGCGTAGGCAGTCTTATCGGATTAGCGTCCGCGGGCTTATTATACTTTGCGGCCAGGCAGATCAATAAAAGCAAGAAACCAGCGGTTTCATAA